In one Methylocaldum szegediense genomic region, the following are encoded:
- a CDS encoding sigma-54 interaction domain-containing protein, producing MFERLIGQSPNFEALLRSARMIAATDVTVLIIGETGTGKEVLAHALKEHSPRANKPFITLNCAALPEALAESELFGHRKGAFTGAVTSQIGRLQAADGGTVFLDEVDSLPAALQAKFLRFLETGEIQPVGETHTLNVDVRVIAATNANLQEKISRGEFRKDLYYRLNVVPLEIPPLRERMGDIQLLLQHFMKQFAEEHKLPEASFTKAALNRLTAYSWPGNVRELRNVCERLAILLAGRMIDESNLPQEIVNRAPSQKPVFDLPEVGIELEKVEMDLIRQALSRTNGNRSRSARLLGISRDTLLYRMQKYGIS from the coding sequence ATGTTTGAAAGGCTGATTGGCCAGTCCCCGAATTTCGAGGCGTTGTTGCGTAGCGCCAGGATGATTGCTGCGACCGACGTGACCGTATTGATTATTGGGGAAACCGGTACCGGCAAAGAGGTGTTGGCACACGCTTTGAAAGAGCATAGTCCTCGTGCCAATAAGCCGTTCATCACGCTGAACTGTGCCGCGCTTCCGGAAGCGCTCGCTGAATCTGAATTGTTCGGGCATCGTAAAGGCGCATTCACCGGGGCTGTCACTAGCCAGATCGGCCGTCTCCAAGCCGCTGACGGCGGCACGGTTTTTCTCGACGAGGTCGATTCGCTGCCTGCGGCGTTGCAGGCAAAATTCCTGCGTTTCCTCGAGACTGGAGAGATTCAACCGGTTGGCGAAACCCATACGCTCAATGTTGACGTGCGCGTCATTGCCGCGACCAATGCCAACCTTCAGGAAAAGATTTCCCGAGGCGAGTTCCGTAAAGATCTCTATTATCGTCTCAACGTCGTGCCGCTCGAAATCCCGCCATTGCGCGAGCGCATGGGCGACATCCAACTCTTATTGCAGCACTTCATGAAGCAGTTTGCTGAGGAACACAAGCTCCCGGAGGCTTCGTTCACGAAGGCAGCCCTCAATCGGCTTACGGCTTATTCCTGGCCCGGTAACGTCAGAGAGCTTCGAAATGTGTGCGAGCGGCTCGCTATCCTGCTGGCCGGCCGAATGATCGACGAGAGCAATCTGCCCCAGGAGATCGTCAACCGAGCGCCCTCGCAGAAGCCGGTGTTTGATCTGCCCGAGGTCGGGATTGAGCTGGAAAAGGTCGAAATGGATCTGATTCGTCAGGCCTTGTCTCGCACCAATGGCAACCGCAGTCGTTCGGCCCGGCTTTTGGGTATATCGAGAGACACGCTGCTTTATCGCATGCAGAAATACGGAATCAGCTAA
- a CDS encoding argininosuccinate synthase, with the protein MPNQTVKKVVLAYSGGLDTSVILKWLQETYGCEVVTFTADIGQGEELEPARAKAQALGIKEIYIDDLKEEFARDFVFPMFRANAIYEGEYLLGTSIARPLIAKRLIEITRETGADAIAHGATGKGNDQVRFELGAYALRPDIKIIAPWREWDLNSREKLLAYAERHGIPIEMKRGKASPYSMDANLLHISYEGGILEDPWAEPEEDMWRWTVSPEKAPDKPTYVELSYERGDIVAVDGERLTPAQVLAKLNRLGGENGIGRLDIVENRYVGMKSRGCYETPGGTIMLRAHRAIESLTLDREVAHLKDELMPRYASLIYNGYWWSPERLMLQELIDASQATVNGEVKVKLYKGNVTIVGRKSENNSLFDMNIATFEDDRGAYNQKDAEGFIKLNALRMRIAAQKGLKFV; encoded by the coding sequence ATGCCCAACCAAACCGTAAAAAAAGTCGTACTTGCCTATTCCGGCGGGCTCGACACATCCGTCATCCTCAAATGGCTTCAGGAGACCTACGGCTGCGAAGTCGTCACCTTTACCGCTGACATCGGCCAGGGCGAGGAGTTGGAGCCGGCGCGCGCCAAAGCTCAGGCCCTTGGCATCAAGGAAATCTATATCGACGACCTTAAGGAGGAGTTTGCTCGGGATTTCGTATTTCCCATGTTCCGCGCCAATGCGATCTATGAAGGCGAGTACCTCCTCGGGACTTCTATTGCTCGTCCCTTGATCGCCAAGCGTCTTATCGAAATCACCCGAGAGACCGGTGCCGACGCCATCGCACACGGCGCTACCGGCAAGGGCAACGACCAGGTCCGGTTCGAATTGGGCGCCTACGCCCTGCGCCCCGATATCAAAATCATCGCACCCTGGCGGGAATGGGACCTGAACTCGCGCGAAAAACTTCTCGCGTATGCCGAACGGCACGGCATTCCGATCGAGATGAAGCGTGGCAAGGCGTCACCCTATTCCATGGATGCCAATCTTCTGCACATCTCCTACGAAGGCGGCATTCTCGAGGATCCGTGGGCCGAACCCGAGGAAGACATGTGGCGCTGGACCGTTTCGCCCGAAAAAGCGCCCGATAAACCGACTTATGTCGAACTGAGCTACGAGCGCGGCGACATCGTGGCCGTCGACGGCGAACGGCTTACACCTGCTCAAGTGCTGGCAAAGCTCAATCGACTGGGCGGCGAAAACGGAATCGGACGCCTCGATATCGTCGAGAACCGCTATGTCGGCATGAAATCGCGCGGCTGCTACGAGACGCCGGGTGGTACCATCATGTTGCGAGCCCACCGCGCTATCGAATCCCTCACACTGGATCGCGAAGTAGCGCATCTGAAAGATGAGCTGATGCCGCGCTATGCCAGCCTGATCTACAACGGCTATTGGTGGAGCCCGGAACGCCTGATGCTACAGGAGTTAATCGATGCTTCGCAGGCGACGGTAAACGGTGAAGTCAAGGTAAAGCTCTACAAGGGTAATGTCACAATCGTTGGTCGAAAGTCCGAAAACAATAGCCTGTTCGACATGAACATCGCCACTTTCGAGGACGACCGCGGCGCTTACAATCAAAAAGATGCGGAAGGATTCATTAAGCTCAACGCCTTGCGCATGCGGATCGCCGCCCAAAAAGGCCTGAAGTTCGTCTAA
- a CDS encoding sigma-54 interaction domain-containing protein, translating into MTQFSPFLNRWLSAVGPDKALSTLAELMGGAVFAINADGEILFWSRGAERLFGFSSEQVLGRPCGSVIRCHDHDGWSSVVQEGKIRGIPFEVEHAKGGTIRVKRSAQAFFDAQGRFAGAIEILWPEPEPNRKDIGTPPANEAEVFHGLITRDPALKQAFQIIRNVAQTDATVLIRGESGTGKELVAQALHEESHRRDHPFLAINCAALSAHLLESELFGHVRGAFTGAVKDHQGLFKRADGGTLFLDEVAELPLELQAKLLRVLQEKTFIPVGGDHPITVDVRIVAATHRSLREEVKAGRFREDLMYRLRVVPIFLPPLRARRQDISLLLQHFIDRHNVQGPRRIQSIEPEAMRVLLDYHWPGNVRELQNVVEYAFAVGRSDVLQVEDLPPEFREEPQSPSVPNIPAAESEADRIRRALASARGRIDRAAQMLGMSRATFWRKRKKYGL; encoded by the coding sequence GTGACCCAGTTCTCGCCTTTTCTGAATCGTTGGTTGAGTGCCGTCGGACCCGACAAAGCGTTGTCGACCTTAGCCGAATTGATGGGCGGCGCCGTGTTTGCGATCAATGCCGACGGTGAAATCCTGTTTTGGAGCCGCGGAGCCGAGCGCTTGTTCGGCTTCTCCAGCGAGCAGGTCTTAGGGAGACCTTGCGGTTCCGTCATCCGCTGCCACGATCACGATGGTTGGAGCAGCGTCGTTCAAGAAGGAAAGATTCGGGGTATCCCGTTCGAGGTCGAGCACGCCAAGGGTGGAACCATCCGTGTCAAACGCTCCGCTCAGGCTTTTTTTGACGCTCAGGGTCGTTTCGCCGGAGCCATCGAAATACTTTGGCCTGAACCGGAACCCAATCGTAAGGACATCGGAACGCCGCCGGCCAACGAGGCAGAAGTCTTTCACGGCCTCATCACACGAGACCCCGCGCTGAAGCAGGCTTTCCAAATCATCCGCAATGTGGCCCAGACCGATGCAACGGTCTTAATCCGGGGCGAATCGGGAACCGGCAAGGAGTTGGTCGCTCAGGCCCTGCACGAAGAAAGCCACCGCCGCGACCATCCGTTCCTCGCCATCAACTGCGCCGCTCTAAGCGCCCATCTACTGGAAAGCGAATTGTTTGGACATGTGCGCGGTGCGTTCACCGGTGCCGTCAAGGACCACCAGGGGCTGTTCAAGCGCGCTGACGGCGGCACTCTTTTCCTGGACGAAGTCGCCGAACTGCCGCTTGAACTGCAAGCCAAGCTGCTACGTGTACTGCAGGAAAAAACATTTATCCCGGTCGGCGGCGATCACCCGATCACAGTGGACGTACGCATCGTCGCGGCCACTCACCGTTCATTGCGCGAGGAAGTCAAAGCCGGGCGTTTCCGCGAGGACTTGATGTATCGGCTGCGGGTCGTGCCCATCTTCTTGCCGCCCCTGCGGGCACGGCGTCAGGATATCAGTCTTCTTTTGCAGCACTTCATTGATCGCCACAATGTTCAAGGGCCGCGCCGCATCCAGAGCATAGAACCCGAGGCCATGCGAGTGCTGCTGGATTATCACTGGCCAGGCAACGTGCGCGAACTGCAAAATGTCGTTGAATACGCATTTGCCGTTGGCCGAAGCGATGTACTGCAAGTCGAGGATTTGCCGCCCGAATTTCGTGAAGAGCCCCAATCACCATCGGTCCCCAACATACCGGCGGCTGAGAGCGAGGCGGATCGCATTCGTCGGGCGCTGGCGTCCGCCCGTGGCCGTATCGACCGCGCCGCGCAGATGCTCGGCATGAGTAGGGCGACCTTTTGGCGCAAGCGGAAGAAGTATGGACTATAG
- a CDS encoding MBL fold metallo-hydrolase: MIFRQLFEPDIFTYTYLLGCERTRRAVLIDPVATEVDNYIDLLKKLSLKLLYTMETHVHADHITGSGLLRERLGSKSVVHRDAGAMCADLLVTDGVLLQVGDIEIEVRHTPGHTNGCVSYVVGDRVFTGDALFIGGCGRTDFQQGDAGRLYDSVTSKLFTLPPDTLVYPGHDYNGNTVSTIKQEVAKNPRLGGGKTREEFIDIMSKLDLPYPKYINQALPANRACGREPAVRHG, from the coding sequence ATGATCTTCAGACAACTTTTCGAGCCCGACATATTCACTTACACCTATTTGCTCGGCTGTGAGCGTACCCGCCGCGCAGTGCTGATCGACCCGGTAGCGACCGAAGTCGACAACTATATCGATCTCTTGAAGAAGCTTAGTCTCAAGCTTCTTTACACGATGGAGACGCATGTCCATGCCGACCACATTACCGGTTCGGGGCTTCTACGGGAGCGCCTGGGGAGCAAAAGCGTCGTACATCGTGATGCAGGCGCTATGTGTGCCGACCTTCTGGTTACCGACGGCGTTCTGCTTCAGGTGGGAGACATCGAAATCGAGGTACGCCATACGCCGGGCCATACCAATGGCTGCGTCAGTTATGTCGTCGGCGATCGGGTATTTACCGGCGACGCCTTGTTCATCGGCGGGTGTGGGCGTACCGACTTTCAGCAAGGCGATGCCGGGCGGCTGTACGACAGCGTCACCAGCAAGCTATTCACGCTGCCGCCGGACACGTTGGTCTACCCTGGCCATGATTACAACGGTAATACGGTGTCCACTATCAAGCAGGAGGTGGCTAAGAATCCGCGGCTGGGCGGCGGGAAGACCCGAGAGGAATTCATCGATATCATGAGCAAACTCGATCTGCCATACCCCAAGTACATCAACCAGGCATTGCCGGCCAATCGAGCCTGTGGCCGGGAACCCGCCGTGCGTCACGGTTGA
- a CDS encoding sulfite exporter TauE/SafE family protein, with product MTLVVILSLVIGLLLGLLGGGGSILTVPVLVYLLDIEPKTAIATSLVVVGVTSFAAVINYARRGRVCWRTGLIFGVAGMVGAYGGGRLAAFVPGGVLLLLFAAIMFATALAMLRGRRPTGADAGRVKPVCPRDLPLLAIIFDGLMVGALTGLIGAGGGFLVVPALNLLGALPMHAAIGTSLLVIAMKSFAGLAGYISHVRIDLQLVSIVTGFAVLGSLFGGLLSRRVSGPALRRIFALFVIGVACYLLYKEITFELIAETKETLLKHSDFLWGMATMLGVVAIVWLWRWIHSQGLHQKKSMYAELR from the coding sequence ATGACCCTAGTCGTCATCCTATCGCTCGTGATCGGCTTGCTGCTCGGGCTGCTCGGCGGTGGAGGATCGATTCTCACGGTTCCGGTGCTGGTTTATCTGCTCGATATCGAGCCGAAAACAGCGATTGCCACATCGCTGGTCGTCGTGGGAGTCACTAGCTTTGCTGCCGTCATTAATTATGCCCGACGCGGGCGGGTCTGTTGGCGAACGGGACTCATTTTTGGCGTTGCGGGTATGGTGGGCGCGTACGGCGGCGGACGCCTCGCGGCCTTTGTTCCGGGCGGCGTGCTGTTGTTACTGTTCGCTGCGATTATGTTCGCCACGGCTTTGGCGATGCTACGTGGGCGACGGCCAACCGGTGCGGATGCTGGCAGGGTCAAGCCGGTTTGTCCGCGCGATCTCCCTTTGTTGGCTATCATTTTCGACGGCCTCATGGTCGGTGCGCTGACCGGATTGATCGGTGCCGGGGGTGGCTTCTTGGTGGTGCCGGCGCTGAATTTGCTCGGTGCCTTGCCCATGCACGCGGCAATCGGCACATCATTGCTGGTTATCGCCATGAAATCGTTCGCCGGCCTCGCCGGATATATCAGTCATGTCAGGATCGATCTCCAGCTGGTTTCCATCGTTACCGGCTTTGCCGTCCTCGGGAGCCTGTTTGGTGGCTTGCTTTCGCGGCGTGTAAGCGGACCAGCGCTGCGCCGGATTTTCGCGCTGTTCGTCATCGGGGTCGCCTGCTACCTCTTGTACAAAGAGATCACCTTTGAATTAATCGCCGAAACGAAAGAAACGCTGCTGAAGCATTCTGATTTTCTTTGGGGCATGGCGACCATGCTGGGTGTTGTTGCAATCGTCTGGCTCTGGCGATGGATACATAGCCAAGGTTTGCACCAAAAAAAAAGCATGTACGCTGAATTACGGTAA
- the thiE gene encoding thiamine phosphate synthase, whose amino-acid sequence MRLPFPRSGLYAITREAYPDEQALFDAVAAAIRGGAAVIQYRAKTPRDPLGETAGLLAICRAAGVPLIINDDVDLARRIGADGVHLGKEDMSLTEARATLWPDAIVGVSCYDSVDLAIQAETCGASYVAFGRFFPSKTKPDAPCARLETLAEAKSRLRIPIVAIGGITPENGGLLLKAGADLLAVIEAVFGAPDPGVAAAAFLPLFSESKSESAVSEMP is encoded by the coding sequence ATGCGTTTACCGTTTCCCCGCTCGGGGCTTTATGCCATCACCCGGGAAGCTTATCCTGATGAGCAGGCCCTGTTTGATGCCGTGGCAGCCGCTATTCGGGGAGGGGCAGCGGTGATTCAGTACCGGGCCAAGACGCCGCGCGATCCGTTGGGCGAGACGGCCGGTCTTTTGGCGATCTGCCGTGCAGCCGGGGTGCCGCTGATTATCAATGACGATGTAGACCTGGCCCGCCGCATCGGTGCCGACGGCGTACATTTGGGCAAGGAGGATATGTCGCTGACGGAAGCGCGGGCCACTTTGTGGCCGGACGCCATCGTCGGCGTATCCTGCTACGATTCCGTTGATCTGGCAATCCAGGCCGAAACTTGCGGCGCTAGCTATGTCGCGTTCGGCCGTTTCTTCCCGTCCAAGACGAAACCCGATGCGCCGTGCGCTCGACTGGAAACGCTTGCGGAGGCCAAAAGCCGCCTTCGCATTCCTATCGTCGCGATTGGCGGCATAACGCCGGAGAATGGCGGATTACTTCTGAAAGCCGGTGCGGATCTCTTGGCCGTGATCGAAGCCGTATTCGGGGCGCCGGATCCGGGCGTTGCGGCGGCGGCGTTCTTGCCGTTGTTTAGCGAGAGCAAGAGCGAGTCGGCCGTATCGGAGATGCCCTAA
- a CDS encoding YdcF family protein — MDWSWFFTNFFAALLLPPLNMLIIAAFGFWQLKIRPRVGIGLIAGGLFGLGLLSTPYVSSRLLATLQVPPLPNSDHDAEAIVILGGGIRSSAPEYGGGATINARTLERLRYGASLYRKTGKPILVTGGAPVGAPVEGPIMRSILENEFGVPVRWVESRSRNTRENAQFSSPILRQAGIRRIYLVSHCWHLPRAIPEFEREGLDVVPAGTGYVSTGRVRLFDFVPSYLAITNSAFALHEWIGLAWYRIRG, encoded by the coding sequence ATGGACTGGAGCTGGTTTTTCACTAATTTTTTCGCTGCGTTGCTCCTGCCTCCGCTCAACATGCTCATTATCGCAGCGTTCGGTTTCTGGCAGCTCAAGATACGGCCTCGGGTAGGTATTGGGTTGATCGCCGGTGGGCTTTTTGGACTCGGGTTGCTGTCGACACCTTATGTGTCTAGTCGTCTGTTGGCTACGCTCCAGGTTCCACCTCTGCCGAACTCGGACCACGATGCGGAAGCCATTGTGATTCTCGGTGGCGGCATTCGCTCGAGCGCGCCGGAATACGGCGGCGGTGCAACCATCAATGCGCGTACTCTGGAAAGGCTTCGATACGGAGCGTCCTTGTACCGCAAAACCGGAAAACCGATCTTGGTCACCGGTGGTGCCCCCGTAGGCGCCCCGGTGGAAGGTCCCATCATGCGCTCGATCTTGGAGAACGAGTTCGGCGTCCCGGTCCGCTGGGTCGAAAGCAGGTCCAGAAATACAAGGGAGAACGCCCAATTCTCCTCGCCGATTCTCAGGCAAGCAGGCATACGCCGGATTTATCTCGTTAGCCATTGCTGGCACCTGCCGCGAGCGATTCCTGAGTTCGAGCGGGAAGGCTTGGATGTGGTTCCTGCCGGAACGGGATATGTGTCGACGGGCCGCGTCAGGCTGTTCGATTTTGTGCCCAGCTACCTGGCCATAACCAACAGCGCCTTCGCACTTCACGAATGGATCGGGTTGGCGTGGTATCGGATCCGAGGCTGA
- a CDS encoding methyl-accepting chemotaxis protein, which translates to MRINLPVTDHERTYPAGTQLISTTDLKGIVTYANKDFQAVAGFTAEEMLGKSHNLVRHPDMPPEAFADLWSTIKNRNPWMGIVKNRCKNGDYYWVDAFVMPMLDKDRVVGYESVRVRPSPEHVARAENLYRSMREKKLKRASLSDLGFAAKTFVGFVVALAPLPVVHFVRGEFDPVFVATTAASLAVAAVMARLLTKPLTQAADYSKRFIDNGIARKVYAGRNDEVGQLQTAMLSLQARLRTVIGRFDDAAGRLQAMATQTRQAAAQTSSDLAQQESEIALVATAIDEMTATVQAIARSAAEAASAADRATQAAGKGKQAVGQTSIAIDDLAHEVENAARVIAQLEQESKGIDLVVKVIRDIAEQTNLLALNAAIEAARAGDRGRGFAVVAEEVRKLASSTQNSTREIQQIVERLQRGAREAAVVMEKGRQQAQASVQQAEICNHTLSEITETIEEINGMNVQVASAVEEQSCVTQEIMRNIENINQKTKTIAQEAERTANTSEQALQLAVDLENLMNRFAQGDE; encoded by the coding sequence ATGAGAATCAATCTGCCCGTCACCGATCACGAAAGAACCTATCCTGCCGGCACACAACTCATCTCGACCACCGACCTAAAGGGCATCGTTACGTACGCAAACAAGGACTTTCAAGCGGTAGCCGGCTTCACCGCCGAGGAAATGCTCGGCAAGAGTCACAATCTGGTCCGACATCCAGACATGCCGCCGGAAGCCTTCGCTGATCTCTGGTCCACCATCAAGAACCGGAACCCCTGGATGGGCATCGTAAAAAATCGCTGCAAGAATGGAGATTACTATTGGGTCGACGCTTTCGTCATGCCGATGCTCGATAAAGACCGGGTGGTCGGTTACGAGTCGGTAAGAGTCAGGCCTTCGCCTGAGCATGTCGCCAGGGCAGAAAACCTTTACCGTTCGATGCGCGAAAAAAAGCTAAAGCGAGCGTCGCTTTCCGATCTGGGTTTCGCAGCAAAAACGTTCGTCGGATTCGTGGTCGCCCTAGCGCCTCTCCCGGTCGTCCATTTCGTCCGGGGCGAGTTCGATCCCGTGTTTGTTGCCACCACCGCCGCGAGTTTGGCAGTTGCGGCCGTCATGGCTCGGCTTTTGACCAAGCCACTCACCCAAGCGGCGGACTATTCCAAGCGGTTCATCGATAACGGCATCGCCCGAAAGGTTTATGCCGGCCGGAACGACGAAGTGGGCCAATTGCAAACCGCCATGCTTTCCCTGCAGGCTCGACTGCGAACCGTTATCGGGCGCTTCGACGACGCCGCCGGCCGACTCCAAGCCATGGCGACCCAGACCCGCCAGGCCGCAGCCCAGACCAGCAGCGATCTTGCCCAGCAGGAGTCGGAAATCGCCTTGGTGGCGACTGCCATCGACGAAATGACCGCCACCGTTCAGGCGATCGCTCGCAGCGCGGCTGAAGCCGCGTCCGCTGCCGACCGCGCGACGCAAGCAGCCGGCAAGGGCAAGCAGGCGGTCGGGCAGACCAGCATCGCGATAGACGACCTGGCTCACGAAGTCGAGAATGCGGCAAGGGTCATCGCGCAACTGGAACAGGAAAGCAAAGGCATTGACCTCGTGGTAAAAGTGATTCGCGACATTGCCGAGCAAACCAATCTGTTGGCGCTGAATGCCGCAATCGAAGCCGCCCGGGCCGGCGACAGAGGACGAGGTTTCGCGGTCGTCGCCGAAGAAGTTCGCAAGCTCGCATCCAGCACCCAGAACTCGACACGGGAAATCCAACAAATCGTAGAGCGGCTGCAGAGAGGTGCGCGAGAGGCGGCAGTCGTGATGGAGAAGGGGCGGCAACAAGCCCAGGCGAGCGTGCAGCAGGCGGAAATCTGTAACCACACACTCTCAGAGATCACGGAGACAATCGAAGAAATCAACGGTATGAACGTCCAAGTGGCGAGCGCGGTTGAAGAGCAGTCCTGCGTAACCCAGGAGATCATGCGCAATATTGAAAACATCAACCAAAAAACCAAGACCATTGCGCAAGAAGCCGAACGAACGGCCAACACCAGTGAACAGGCTCTGCAGTTGGCGGTAGATCTCGAAAACCTGATGAATCGTTTCGCCCAGGGCGACGAATGA
- a CDS encoding ATP-binding protein: protein MPEQTDTLIGHLLEVRNGRFVAKLLNEKDGFRPTLKAADEVKVVGQVGSYVSVRQHGFRSLALINHVEADRSDGRRCRSAAGCLVALTPLGQITEDGVFHRGVRHFPTPGAEVHIVAEEEIDSIFAKHRQYQFEFGHLHSHPSTAVHLDPSALCSRHFAILGQSGSGKSWSVASLIQRMVDAMPNAHIILLDLHGEYCWRDRTRALHSAFKPEQTRYLDARALEIPYWLMTFAELVDLLVDRNDPGAAIQTAFLRETIFELKKKEAKVLDLETISLDSPIYFSLREVYETFKEANEFRTDFGKTKGPLFGQFDEFLVKLLSRLNDVRYDFLLNPVRRNRSETLPGLLRDFVGLGDPKCQVTVIDLSPVPFDVRPTVSAQIGRLAFEFNYWNPFNREFPILLVCEEAHAYIPRESNTQFEGTRKSMERIAKEGRKYGVGLGVISQRPHELSETVLSQCGTYICLRITNPDDQDYVRKLVPEGETDLVDILTSLGRGEAMILGEAIPLPTRTQIHKPDPTPNSNDADFYTAWTSGPENLDIEGIVDRWRRQGR, encoded by the coding sequence ATGCCTGAACAAACCGATACGCTGATTGGCCACCTGTTAGAAGTCCGCAATGGTCGATTCGTAGCCAAGTTGCTGAACGAGAAAGACGGTTTTCGCCCGACGCTGAAAGCGGCCGACGAGGTCAAGGTGGTCGGGCAGGTAGGTTCTTACGTGTCCGTCCGTCAGCACGGCTTTCGATCGTTGGCCTTGATCAATCACGTAGAGGCGGATCGTTCCGACGGGAGGCGCTGCCGTTCTGCGGCCGGCTGCTTGGTTGCGCTGACGCCGCTCGGGCAGATCACCGAGGATGGTGTATTCCATCGCGGGGTAAGGCATTTTCCGACACCCGGCGCGGAGGTTCACATCGTAGCCGAGGAGGAAATTGATTCGATTTTCGCGAAGCACCGGCAGTACCAGTTCGAATTCGGTCATCTCCACAGCCATCCCTCGACGGCCGTTCATTTGGATCCGTCGGCCTTGTGCAGCCGCCATTTCGCGATTCTCGGACAGTCCGGCTCCGGTAAGTCATGGTCGGTGGCAAGCCTTATTCAGCGCATGGTCGATGCCATGCCGAACGCACACATCATCTTGCTCGATCTGCACGGCGAGTATTGTTGGAGAGATCGAACCAGGGCTTTGCACTCCGCTTTCAAGCCGGAACAGACGCGTTATCTCGACGCGCGGGCGCTGGAGATTCCTTATTGGCTTATGACCTTCGCGGAGTTAGTCGACTTGTTGGTTGACCGCAACGATCCGGGAGCCGCCATACAGACGGCGTTTTTACGCGAGACGATTTTCGAGTTGAAGAAAAAGGAGGCAAAAGTCCTTGATTTGGAGACGATTTCACTCGACTCGCCGATCTATTTTTCCTTGCGCGAGGTTTACGAGACCTTCAAAGAAGCGAATGAATTCCGCACCGATTTCGGCAAGACCAAAGGCCCGCTGTTTGGTCAGTTCGACGAGTTTTTGGTCAAACTGCTAAGCCGGCTCAATGATGTGCGTTACGATTTTTTGCTCAATCCGGTGAGGCGAAACCGCTCGGAAACCCTGCCGGGGCTGTTGCGGGATTTCGTTGGCCTGGGCGATCCGAAATGCCAGGTCACAGTCATCGATCTGAGTCCGGTGCCGTTCGATGTTCGTCCGACGGTTTCTGCGCAGATCGGCCGGTTGGCCTTCGAATTCAATTACTGGAACCCGTTCAACCGCGAATTCCCGATTCTGCTGGTCTGCGAGGAAGCTCATGCCTACATTCCCCGTGAATCCAACACCCAGTTCGAAGGAACTCGCAAGAGCATGGAACGCATCGCCAAGGAAGGACGTAAGTACGGCGTCGGCTTGGGCGTGATTAGTCAACGGCCCCACGAGCTGTCGGAAACAGTATTGTCTCAATGCGGTACATATATCTGTCTGCGCATTACCAATCCCGATGACCAGGATTACGTGCGCAAGCTGGTGCCGGAAGGCGAAACTGATTTGGTCGATATCTTGACTTCTCTCGGTCGCGGTGAAGCGATGATTCTCGGTGAGGCGATCCCGCTTCCCACCCGGACCCAGATTCACAAACCCGATCCTACGCCCAACAGCAACGATGCGGATTTCTACACCGCCTGGACATCGGGTCCGGAAAACTTGGACATTGAAGGTATCGTTGACCGCTGGAGACGGCAGGGAAGGTAA